CTTGTCTCTTTACAGTATACAAAAGTACGAACCTTTTGAAATAAGCTGCTAGGTACTTagaactagaaaaaaaaaaaagagacttggTTGAAATGGTAATGTTTGTTGAAtaaataagaaggaaaaaaaacgagAAAGCAAAAGTAGGAATGGTTGATGATGATAAGTCATTCCAATCACAAACCATTTGAGCTGGCAATAATGTGATTTTCCCGAAAATCTCTTTTGGTACCACAAAGTTTAAATCATTGAACATCGGAATcaatttattgtattatagtatatagtatatatacaaaagaagtTGGCTTCTTCTGAATCTTTGgcttttcaattttcaaattcattgcttttacataaaacatatattatagattcaaaaacaaaaaaaaaaaacttacacaaccatgaaaaaatgaataggaaaaaataaataaatttttgtacgCATCACAACCcctattttaaaagttttgtctCAGTACCAATTACACAATGCAAAATCACTAAATATAAATTCTAAACAtagatttttagtttattattacataaataaaataactttaaaattagtttctgattcaaaattatttaatttttatttttttctctacacATTTGGTCATTCTAAACGTCCGACTAACGCtcacttattttttaaacaaagggTTAGAAATCTATAATTCAGATGAatgataaaatttataatcatatttttaaagtttaaaatatttctattttagtaGTACCATATtgacaagaagaagacagaagaaACTTACCTCAGGAGTCAAAACAGAGTAATTGGAaagataaaacaataaaaatccgatttttatggttttaattttccaaacactgtctttctctttctctctcttacaaGGGAAGGGAGGAGTCGAAAGAGAAACACTTTCCGACTTGGGTAAGAAAAGTGTTTTTGATGGGTTGTTGTCAATCCTTGTGTTCCGGTGAAAACCCACTTGGTAAAGATGGAGCTCAGCCGTCACAGCTCTCTCAAAACCACCACGGAGGCGTTACGACGGCTGATAACGGCGGAATCGGAGGAGGTGGAGGTAGCGGTGTAGgcagcggaggaggaggaggaggaatccCATCTTTCTCTGAGTTCTCATTCGCTGACCTTAAAGCAGCAACAAACAACTTCAGTTCCGACAACATCGTATCAGAGAGTGGTGAGAAAGCCCCAAATCTTGTTTACAAAGGCCGACTTCAGAACCGTCGTTGGATCGCTGTCAAGAAGTTTACTAAGATGGCTTGGCCTGAGCCTAAGCAATTTGCTgtaagcataaaaaaaaaaccctttttgtttgattctatctttgttttgtttttttcttttctgaaatttttgtttgtttcaggaAGAGGCTTGGGGTGTTGGGAAATTGAGACATAATCGGTTGGCGAATTTGATTGGTTATTGTTGTGATGGAGATGAGAGGCTTCTTGTTGCTGAGTTCATGCCTAATGATACTCTTGCTAAGCATTTGTTCCATTGTATGTTCCTTCATCTTTCTTGCCTTTTTCTCATTAGAAATAATGAATTTGGTTGTTAGTCCTTTTAGGTTGTAAATGTGTATACAAAGCTGTGAAATTTAGCATCCAGTGTTTGCCAATTTCAGTGCTTTTCTAAGAGCTTGCATTTATGGGTTTAAGCTATATAGGGTTGCTGTTAGATGGATTAAAAAGAGAGTATTTTAGGTGAAGTAGTAGAATGTCTAAAAggtacatttttgtttctttatcttAATTCTTGTTTTGGTCATTCACAGGGGAGAATCAGACTATCGAATGGGCTATGAGGTTGCGAGTAGGATATTACATAGCTGAAGCTTTGGATTATTGTAGTACTGAGGGTCGTCCATTGTATCATGATTTAAATGCTTATAGGGTTCTCTTTgatgaggtatttttctttctctcaaaaatttATTTCATGCTTAGGATACTGTCTTTCACACACACTGTGATCTTAAGGCGGCGCttaacatgtttttgttttaatgaacATTGTAGGATGGTGATCCTCGGCTCTCATGTTTCGGCTTGATGAAGAACAGTAGGGATGGTAAAAGTTATAGCACAAATCTAGCATATACACCACCTGAATATCTAAGAAATGGTAAACCAACTTGTTTCTTTTAGTACACACATTATGTTTTGCACTTTTCAAAGATGGATTTCAGTGTGGTAAAATTTGTGTTGTAGGAAGAGTGACCCCTGAAAGTGTTACGTATAGCTTTGGAACTGTCCTTCTGGATTTGCTTAGCGGAAAACACATCCCTCCAAGCCATGTAACTTCCTATCTATATGTTTGAGTAGGAGCAAGTGTACCACTacaaaaatgtgtgtttttgaTGTGAAATTATCCACTCACTAGTCatgattttggtttgagttatGTGAAGCTACCGTAATTGGTCATTAAATATGGTTACTAGAAACGATATGATACTGCTCCCTCACCGCCTCTCTTAAAATTATCTATGATATGTGCTGCACTCTTCTTTGTTAGCACTATTTATAAGATATAGCTCTCAAATATGTCTATGTGATTCTTGGTTCTTGCATAGTTCAGCTTGAAAGATGTACATATGTCATGTAGTACCAGTGAATAAGTTGTGTGGTATTAGTTTGGGAGCGTGATATCTTGATAAGTACTTATCATATATCTTACTTTTAGGCTCTTGATATGATTCGTG
The sequence above is a segment of the Camelina sativa cultivar DH55 chromosome 10, Cs, whole genome shotgun sequence genome. Coding sequences within it:
- the LOC104716610 gene encoding probable serine/threonine-protein kinase At4g35230; this translates as MGCCQSLCSGENPLGKDGAQPSQLSQNHHGGVTTADNGGIGGGGGSGVGSGGGGGGIPSFSEFSFADLKAATNNFSSDNIVSESGEKAPNLVYKGRLQNRRWIAVKKFTKMAWPEPKQFAEEAWGVGKLRHNRLANLIGYCCDGDERLLVAEFMPNDTLAKHLFHWENQTIEWAMRLRVGYYIAEALDYCSTEGRPLYHDLNAYRVLFDEDGDPRLSCFGLMKNSRDGKSYSTNLAYTPPEYLRNGRVTPESVTYSFGTVLLDLLSGKHIPPSHALDMIRGKNIILLMDSHLEGKFSTEEATVVVELASQCLQYEPRERPNTKDLVATLAPLQTKSDVPSYVMLGIKKQEEAPSTPQRPLSPLGEACSRMDLTAIHQILVMTHYRDDEGTNELSFQEWTQQMKDMLDARKRGDQSFREKDFKTAIDCYSQFIDVGTMVSPTVFGRRSLCYLLCDQPDAALRDAMQAQCVYPDWPTAFYMQSVALAKLNMNTDAADMLNEAAQLEEKRQRGGRGS